A genomic stretch from Desulfonauticus submarinus includes:
- a CDS encoding Bax inhibitor-1/YccA family protein codes for MSNGQFYSQAPAKTEVLNAFMRGVYQWMAIGLGLTGIVAFYTASSPKLLQLIFGNPMLMWGLLIGEILLVIGISAGISKMSAQMATGLFLLYSGLNGLTLSAIFLVYTMSSIASTFLICAGMFGAMSVYGLITKKDLTSWGSFLFMGLIGLIIASIVNIFLKSSGLSFVISGIGVLVFVGLTAYDTQKLKEMGLSAPYEDSLAIRRGTILGALTLYLDFINLFLMLLRFFGQTRE; via the coding sequence ATGTCTAATGGACAATTTTATTCCCAGGCTCCAGCCAAAACCGAAGTTTTAAACGCATTTATGCGAGGAGTGTATCAATGGATGGCAATTGGCTTGGGACTTACAGGTATTGTAGCTTTTTATACCGCCTCAAGCCCAAAACTGTTGCAGCTTATTTTTGGCAATCCCATGCTTATGTGGGGACTACTTATAGGAGAAATTTTATTGGTAATAGGAATAAGTGCAGGAATTAGTAAAATGTCTGCCCAAATGGCAACAGGTTTATTTTTGCTTTATTCAGGATTAAATGGCTTAACTCTTTCAGCCATCTTTTTAGTGTATACAATGTCCTCTATTGCCTCTACATTCCTAATCTGTGCAGGAATGTTCGGTGCAATGTCCGTTTATGGCCTTATTACAAAAAAAGACTTAACTTCATGGGGAAGTTTTCTTTTTATGGGGCTCATTGGCCTTATTATTGCCTCTATTGTAAATATCTTCTTAAAAAGTTCTGGTTTAAGCTTTGTAATAAGCGGTATTGGAGTTTTAGTCTTTGTTGGTCTTACAGCTTATGATACCCAAAAATTAAAAGAAATGGGACTTAGTGCTCCCTATGAAGACAGTTTGGCTATAAGAAGAGGAACCATTTTAGGTGCTCTTACCCTTTATTTAGATTTTATTAACTTATTTTTAATGCTTTTACGCTTTTTTGGACAAACTAGAGAGTAG
- a CDS encoding PAS domain-containing protein, with product MLKNFAIIGPKKKIASFVRAYLRSKDALRPLGRLVAITITDGEEFISNYPCYKHWEEMLKHHVIDSVFNLETNPEFIFTLRKKLPPNIQLSEYSPSYSFISLHLMKTVYQKKAAKKENFLSQILENTPFATIIFNAKGEVIYWNKACEILTGIPRKMVIGKSDVGLAFYDEPRSLLGQNILKYDHKELKKLYKANDVSLNFSSIPNGVTVSGFWDLRGKIKGFYQIIAVKLIQKEKVVGSLEIIQNISNIYQLRSQVQEYEEILEVLLNSLPYPLIYTLNSGRLVYVNKAGKKLFQKKLKKQGYTIFDLLNTSKKEAVSPEILLSGEEKKVLNLTLQNEEWEITILCLSDKGYLWLFRNLTEAESKQKLDLVLSLAGAISHELSQPLTAVVNAAELLANTPPNNLERIKKHQRIILKEGEKLFQIYSKLRNIDNIKLTSYLGDTQILDIHQGSEDLFQQISSSTKGEESDT from the coding sequence ATGTTAAAAAATTTTGCAATAATTGGCCCTAAGAAAAAAATTGCTAGCTTTGTACGAGCTTATTTACGTTCCAAAGATGCCTTGCGTCCGTTAGGACGCTTAGTAGCAATAACTATCACTGATGGAGAAGAGTTCATATCCAATTATCCATGCTATAAACATTGGGAAGAAATGCTCAAACATCATGTCATAGATAGCGTTTTTAACTTAGAAACAAACCCTGAATTTATATTCACTCTACGCAAAAAATTACCACCAAATATTCAATTAAGTGAATATTCTCCTTCTTATAGTTTTATCTCTTTACACCTAATGAAAACAGTATATCAAAAAAAAGCAGCTAAAAAAGAAAATTTTCTTTCTCAAATCTTAGAAAATACCCCTTTTGCCACTATCATCTTTAATGCCAAAGGAGAAGTAATCTATTGGAATAAGGCATGTGAAATACTTACTGGCATCCCAAGAAAAATGGTTATTGGGAAGTCGGATGTAGGTCTTGCATTCTATGATGAACCTAGGTCTCTTTTAGGACAAAATATCTTAAAATATGACCATAAAGAATTAAAAAAATTATACAAAGCTAATGACGTGTCCTTAAATTTTTCATCTATTCCCAATGGAGTCACTGTTTCTGGATTTTGGGATCTGCGGGGGAAAATTAAAGGATTCTATCAAATTATTGCAGTTAAGCTTATCCAAAAAGAGAAGGTAGTGGGTTCTTTAGAGATTATTCAAAATATAAGCAACATTTACCAACTCCGTTCTCAAGTTCAAGAATATGAAGAAATATTAGAAGTTCTATTAAATAGTCTACCCTATCCTCTAATCTATACCTTAAATTCAGGAAGGCTTGTTTATGTAAATAAAGCTGGCAAAAAATTATTTCAAAAAAAGCTTAAAAAACAAGGTTATACTATTTTTGATCTATTAAACACCTCTAAAAAAGAAGCTGTTTCTCCTGAGATACTATTATCTGGAGAAGAGAAAAAAGTACTCAATCTAACCCTTCAAAATGAAGAATGGGAGATAACGATTCTTTGTCTCTCAGATAAAGGATATTTGTGGCTTTTTCGAAACTTAACAGAAGCAGAAAGTAAACAAAAGCTTGATTTAGTTCTTTCGTTAGCTGGAGCCATCAGTCATGAATTATCTCAGCCCCTAACTGCAGTAGTTAATGCAGCTGAACTTTTAGCTAATACTCCTCCAAATAATCTAGAACGAATAAAAAAACATCAAAGAATTATTTTAAAAGAAGGAGAAAAACTTTTTCAAATTTATAGCAAATTAAGAAATATTGATAATATTAAATTGACCTCTTATCTTGGCGACACACAAATTCTAGACATCCATCAAGGTAGTGAAGACCTTTTTCAACAAATCTCATCCTCAACAAAAGGAGAAGAAAGTGACACTTAA
- the rnr gene encoding ribonuclease R, which produces MKKIKHQDILKIFKHADKPLTPKEIYSLFGKKKSIQKRIKHILKELEQAGKIIATGKAFCLVNKLPVVKGILEVQKSGIGFVLPEDKRRKDIFVLPENFEDAWHGDTVLVAILPKSRGKNPEGRIVRVLKKELKQLVGRVKRKVGKNTFLIQPTDLRLKFCILVESEIDLKPQTLINLKPTHKLEPFLWHGELIEILGTENSLEVQEKLVKINHQIPTKFPQKVLEEAANLPMHPTDKDFKNRKNLTHLSFVTIDGAKAKDFDDAIYIEKKDNGYILYVAIADVSHYVDFGSSLDKQALERGNSYYFPLSVEPMFPKELSNGLCSLNPNVNRLVIVAEMKFSTSGKRIKEKFYPAVIQSKFRLTYSQVHLAIEKQDPEEQKSIKPILPMLQTAYDLAKILNQNRSARGSIDFDLPEPEILFNFQEDILEIKPRLRYFSHQVIEEFMIAANEAVAEFLEEKAMPFLYRVHPAPKEEKLENLFKLLKSTKLATKIPKDTSPKDLQTLLKQAQNTNLAFLVNRLLLRSMMQAKYSPINEGHFGLASMSYCHFTSPIRRYADLVVHRALKKALQNEYPRKKKINKLKKLGEKLSLLERKAMEAEREILKRASVLALKNKVGEEFTGVISSLCDFGFWVELEEIMAEGLVRFSSLTDDYYTFLPERQELLGKRTGKRYTLGQKVKVRLEKASLETLQLDFTIC; this is translated from the coding sequence ATGAAAAAAATAAAACATCAAGATATTTTAAAGATATTTAAACATGCAGATAAGCCTTTAACCCCAAAAGAAATATACTCTCTTTTTGGTAAGAAAAAAAGTATTCAAAAACGCATTAAGCACATTTTAAAAGAATTAGAACAAGCAGGCAAAATTATAGCCACAGGCAAGGCTTTTTGTTTGGTCAATAAGTTACCTGTAGTTAAAGGTATTTTAGAAGTACAAAAATCTGGCATTGGCTTTGTTCTGCCAGAAGATAAAAGACGCAAAGATATTTTTGTCTTGCCAGAAAATTTTGAAGATGCCTGGCATGGAGATACAGTTTTAGTCGCAATTCTACCTAAAAGCAGGGGGAAAAACCCTGAAGGTAGAATTGTTCGTGTGCTAAAAAAAGAATTAAAGCAGCTTGTAGGTAGAGTAAAACGAAAAGTTGGTAAAAATACCTTTTTAATTCAGCCAACAGATTTAAGATTAAAATTTTGTATTTTAGTAGAAAGCGAAATAGATCTAAAACCACAAACTCTCATTAATTTAAAACCAACCCACAAATTAGAACCATTTCTTTGGCACGGAGAGTTAATAGAAATTCTTGGGACAGAAAACAGCTTAGAAGTTCAAGAAAAATTAGTTAAAATCAATCATCAAATACCTACTAAGTTCCCTCAAAAAGTTCTTGAAGAAGCTGCAAACTTACCTATGCACCCAACTGATAAGGACTTCAAAAATAGAAAAAATTTAACCCATCTCTCCTTTGTAACCATTGATGGCGCCAAAGCAAAAGATTTTGACGATGCAATTTATATAGAAAAAAAAGATAATGGATATATACTATATGTTGCTATTGCAGATGTGTCTCATTATGTAGATTTTGGTTCATCTTTAGATAAACAAGCACTGGAAAGAGGTAATTCTTACTATTTTCCTCTCTCAGTAGAACCAATGTTTCCCAAAGAATTATCAAACGGACTGTGTAGCTTAAACCCCAATGTAAATAGGTTAGTTATAGTGGCAGAAATGAAATTTTCTACTTCTGGCAAACGCATAAAAGAAAAATTTTATCCAGCCGTAATCCAAAGCAAATTTAGACTCACCTACTCCCAAGTTCATCTTGCAATAGAAAAACAAGACCCAGAAGAACAAAAAAGCATCAAACCTATTTTACCAATGTTACAGACTGCTTATGATCTTGCCAAAATTTTAAACCAAAATCGATCTGCAAGAGGTAGCATAGACTTTGATTTACCAGAGCCAGAAATCTTATTTAATTTTCAGGAAGACATCTTAGAGATCAAACCTAGGTTGCGCTACTTTTCTCATCAAGTCATCGAAGAATTTATGATTGCTGCCAACGAAGCTGTGGCAGAATTTTTAGAAGAAAAAGCAATGCCTTTTTTATATAGAGTACATCCTGCACCAAAAGAAGAAAAATTAGAAAATTTATTTAAACTGCTTAAAAGTACTAAGTTAGCTACAAAAATACCTAAAGATACATCCCCAAAAGACCTACAAACATTATTAAAACAAGCCCAAAACACCAACCTAGCCTTCCTAGTCAATAGATTGCTCTTACGTTCCATGATGCAGGCAAAATACAGTCCAATAAATGAGGGACATTTTGGACTGGCCTCTATGTCTTATTGCCATTTTACATCTCCAATTAGAAGATACGCAGATTTAGTTGTCCACAGAGCACTAAAAAAAGCTCTCCAAAACGAATATCCTCGCAAAAAGAAAATAAATAAATTAAAGAAACTTGGCGAAAAATTAAGTTTACTAGAACGTAAGGCAATGGAAGCAGAACGAGAAATTTTAAAGAGAGCTTCTGTGTTGGCCTTAAAAAATAAAGTGGGAGAAGAATTTACAGGAGTTATTTCCTCTTTATGCGATTTTGGCTTTTGGGTAGAACTAGAAGAAATAATGGCAGAAGGCCTTGTGCGTTTTTCTTCTCTTACAGATGACTATTATACCTTTTTGCCAGAACGCCAAGAACTGTTAGGAAAACGAACAGGAAAAAGATATACTCTTGGACAAAAAGTAAAAGTGCGATTAGAAAAAGCAAGTTTAGAAACTCTTCAACTAGATTTTACTATTTGTTAG
- a CDS encoding SurA N-terminal domain-containing protein → MLDLMRKNAQSWGIKILFGLIIVVFVFWGIGSFRSNKAAVIAEVNGRPIAAQDFRIAYERTLKSLRHRNPNLSQKEIQQMRLKEQVLNQLINAELLREKAKALGVDITLPELRKAITSIPFFQNKNKKFDPNLYKKILKLNGLSPATFEKDYSENLLIEKMRAFITLPAKANLAEVYDMYKFAKEQIQIEYLLFKLDNYLNKIKISNNEIQKYYNENKDKFMDPEKIKIAYLLLTPENLAKQEKVSEQEIKEYYESHKNSFFQPERVKARHILIRLNPDASKKELKQAEQKIAKIEKELQKGKNFAELAKQYSEGPSKKNGGELGWFTKRDMVKPFADAAFALKVGEISKPVRTQFGLHLIKLEDKKAAGILPLKEVKEQIKNTIAQEKAYAKIQDLLDSALTRLAAGESLQKIATELGLEVKTTNLFSRKNIPQDLKGLKPKDIQALFDLPVHETTKTPFNLQNGYLLVSKLEAISPKPLPLEKVKETIKTILTRQKAQKLALEEATKTLSKLQKKEKINISLKTSKPFTRQGFIPELGFNPSLAQEAFLGKVNTWLDKPYEVMAGYILAKPIKHIIPSKQDFAKEQEKWMQVYQNFKAKQLFSAFINSLHQKAEIKIINPRYLKY, encoded by the coding sequence ATGTTAGACCTGATGCGAAAAAATGCCCAATCATGGGGAATAAAAATCCTTTTTGGGCTTATTATTGTGGTCTTTGTTTTTTGGGGAATTGGCAGTTTTAGAAGTAATAAGGCAGCAGTAATTGCTGAAGTAAATGGCAGACCAATTGCCGCCCAAGATTTTAGAATTGCTTATGAAAGAACGTTAAAATCTTTACGGCATAGAAATCCTAATCTCTCTCAAAAAGAAATACAACAAATGCGGTTAAAAGAACAAGTCTTAAATCAACTTATAAATGCTGAACTTCTAAGAGAAAAAGCAAAAGCCCTAGGAGTTGATATCACCTTGCCAGAACTCCGCAAAGCAATTACATCTATTCCTTTTTTCCAAAATAAAAATAAAAAATTTGATCCTAATTTATATAAAAAGATTTTAAAATTAAATGGACTGTCTCCTGCAACATTTGAAAAGGATTACTCTGAGAACCTTTTAATTGAAAAAATGCGCGCCTTTATTACGTTACCAGCCAAAGCTAACTTGGCTGAAGTGTACGATATGTATAAATTTGCTAAAGAGCAAATTCAAATCGAATACCTTTTATTTAAGCTTGATAATTATTTAAATAAAATAAAAATTTCAAATAATGAAATACAAAAATATTATAATGAAAATAAAGATAAATTTATGGATCCAGAAAAAATTAAAATTGCCTATCTCTTACTTACTCCTGAAAACCTAGCCAAACAAGAAAAGGTAAGTGAACAAGAGATAAAAGAATACTATGAGTCTCATAAAAACAGTTTTTTTCAACCAGAAAGAGTAAAAGCCCGTCATATTCTAATTCGACTAAATCCAGATGCATCAAAAAAAGAATTAAAACAAGCTGAACAAAAAATCGCTAAAATAGAAAAGGAACTCCAAAAAGGAAAAAATTTTGCAGAATTAGCCAAACAATATTCTGAGGGCCCAAGTAAAAAAAATGGTGGCGAACTGGGCTGGTTTACCAAAAGAGATATGGTAAAACCATTTGCTGATGCTGCTTTTGCCTTAAAAGTAGGTGAAATAAGTAAGCCTGTACGTACCCAATTTGGACTTCATTTAATAAAATTAGAAGACAAAAAGGCTGCAGGCATACTTCCTTTAAAAGAAGTTAAAGAGCAAATAAAAAATACTATTGCTCAAGAAAAGGCTTATGCTAAAATTCAAGACTTATTAGACTCCGCTTTAACAAGGCTAGCAGCGGGTGAAAGCCTCCAAAAAATTGCCACAGAATTAGGTTTAGAAGTAAAAACAACAAATCTATTTTCTAGAAAAAATATTCCTCAAGACTTAAAAGGATTAAAACCTAAAGATATTCAGGCTCTATTTGACTTGCCAGTTCACGAAACCACTAAAACTCCTTTCAACCTTCAAAACGGTTACCTCTTAGTATCTAAACTAGAAGCAATTTCTCCAAAACCATTGCCTTTAGAAAAAGTGAAAGAAACCATTAAAACCATATTAACCAGGCAAAAAGCTCAAAAATTAGCCCTTGAAGAAGCAACAAAAACTTTAAGTAAATTACAGAAAAAAGAAAAAATTAATATCAGTTTAAAAACATCTAAACCTTTTACTCGACAAGGATTTATTCCTGAACTGGGCTTTAACCCAAGCCTAGCTCAAGAAGCTTTTCTAGGTAAAGTAAACACTTGGTTAGATAAACCGTATGAAGTAATGGCAGGTTATATTTTAGCAAAACCTATCAAACACATTATCCCAAGCAAACAGGATTTTGCCAAAGAACAAGAAAAATGGATGCAAGTGTATCAAAACTTTAAGGCCAAACAATTATTTTCTGCTTTTATAAATTCACTTCATCAAAAAGCAGAAATAAAAATAATAAATCCTCGTTACTTAAAATATTAA
- a CDS encoding aconitate hydratase, with protein sequence MTLNLTKKIIQKHLVSGKLIPGEEIEIKIDQTLTQDATGTMAYLQFESIGLDKVQTDLSVSYVDHNTIQMGFRNPDDHQYLRTVAAKYGLIFSPPGTGICHQLHLENFAKPGSTLIGSDSHTPTAGGIGALAMGAGGLSVALAMAGEPYTITMPKIVRVYLTGKLKGFASAKDIILFLLKKFTVKGGVGKIFEYTGPGLKSLSVPERATITNMGAELGLTTSIFPSDENTRRFLKAMGREDDFIELGPDPNAEYDEEVEIDLSSIEPLAATPHMPDKVKPIRELAGLKVDQVAIGSCTNSSYLDLKSVALILKNKKINPETDLLIAPGSKQVLKMLLDENLLWPILNAGGRLLECACGPCIGMGGSPPSKGISVRTFNRNFEGRSGTQDAKIYLTSPITAAFAALEGKFTDPCTWEEKINFKEISLPLKTPSIKHLFIFPPENQAEVRIRRGPNIVPLKSFSPLPENLELPVLIKVGDNITTDHILPAGPQITALRSNIPAISEYIYSRVDKEFVQRAKQHKQGIIIGGENYGQGSSREHAALAPRYLGVRVVLAKSFARIHRANLINFGILPLIFVDPKDYDKIELEQILSLNLKQLSCGQKMCIQIKDFCITVTNDLTTKELNIIKEGGLLNFVRNKRK encoded by the coding sequence GTGACACTTAATCTAACCAAAAAAATTATCCAAAAACATCTGGTATCTGGCAAGCTTATTCCAGGAGAAGAAATTGAAATAAAAATTGATCAAACTCTTACTCAAGATGCCACAGGTACAATGGCCTACCTACAATTTGAATCTATTGGTTTAGATAAAGTTCAAACTGATCTCTCTGTAAGCTATGTAGATCATAATACCATTCAAATGGGATTTAGAAATCCAGATGATCACCAATATTTAAGAACAGTAGCAGCTAAATATGGCCTTATTTTTTCTCCACCTGGCACAGGAATCTGTCATCAGCTCCATCTTGAAAATTTTGCTAAACCAGGAAGCACCTTGATTGGTTCAGACAGTCATACGCCTACTGCAGGAGGAATTGGAGCTCTTGCAATGGGTGCAGGCGGTCTTTCTGTGGCCCTAGCCATGGCAGGAGAGCCATATACTATAACAATGCCCAAAATAGTTCGGGTTTATTTAACTGGAAAACTCAAAGGATTTGCCTCAGCTAAAGATATTATATTATTTCTATTAAAAAAATTTACTGTAAAAGGAGGCGTGGGCAAAATTTTTGAATATACTGGTCCAGGACTTAAATCACTCTCTGTACCTGAAAGGGCAACAATTACAAATATGGGAGCAGAACTTGGCCTTACCACTTCTATTTTCCCCTCTGACGAAAATACCAGACGTTTTTTAAAAGCAATGGGAAGAGAAGATGACTTCATAGAACTTGGTCCAGATCCAAATGCAGAATATGATGAAGAGGTGGAAATAGATCTAAGCTCAATAGAACCTCTTGCAGCTACTCCTCATATGCCAGATAAAGTAAAACCTATTAGAGAACTAGCAGGCTTAAAGGTTGACCAAGTTGCTATTGGTTCTTGTACTAATTCATCCTATCTAGATTTAAAAAGTGTAGCTCTTATTCTTAAAAATAAAAAAATAAATCCAGAAACAGACTTGCTCATTGCTCCAGGCTCCAAGCAAGTTCTAAAAATGCTTTTAGACGAAAATTTACTCTGGCCTATCTTGAATGCTGGCGGAAGATTATTAGAATGTGCTTGTGGACCGTGCATTGGAATGGGTGGATCTCCTCCATCTAAAGGAATAAGTGTACGTACATTTAATCGTAATTTTGAGGGCAGAAGTGGAACTCAGGATGCAAAAATATATCTTACAAGTCCAATAACAGCAGCCTTTGCAGCTTTGGAGGGGAAATTTACAGATCCTTGTACGTGGGAAGAGAAAATAAATTTCAAAGAAATATCTCTTCCATTAAAAACTCCGTCTATTAAACACCTTTTTATTTTTCCCCCTGAAAATCAAGCTGAAGTAAGAATTCGCAGAGGTCCCAATATTGTTCCTTTAAAATCCTTTTCTCCTTTACCTGAAAATTTAGAACTTCCAGTTCTAATTAAAGTAGGAGACAATATTACTACAGATCACATCTTACCTGCAGGACCTCAAATTACTGCCTTACGTTCCAATATCCCTGCCATAAGTGAATATATTTATTCCAGAGTAGATAAGGAGTTTGTTCAAAGAGCAAAGCAACACAAACAAGGAATAATTATAGGTGGAGAAAATTATGGACAAGGTTCTAGCAGAGAGCACGCAGCCTTGGCTCCACGCTATTTGGGAGTAAGGGTAGTACTTGCTAAATCTTTTGCCCGCATTCACAGAGCAAACCTTATTAACTTTGGCATTCTGCCTCTTATTTTCGTAGATCCCAAAGACTATGACAAAATTGAGTTAGAACAAATTCTTAGTTTAAATTTAAAACAATTGTCTTGTGGACAAAAAATGTGTATCCAGATTAAAGATTTTTGTATAACTGTCACCAATGACCTCACAACCAAAGAGCTAAACATTATCAAAGAAGGCGGCCTCTTAAACTTTGTGAGGAATAAAAGAAAATAA
- the lpxK gene encoding tetraacyldisaccharide 4'-kinase, with amino-acid sequence MDNHLKWLKLLKPCGELYALLGKLREYVLKRKQTAFPIPVLSIGNISMGGTGKTPFCLYLANSLQLKTVILTRGYKAKPPYYPFKVPKNASPLICGDEPLLLAKHSPAKVIIDSNRLRAAQYALKQLKPDLFILDDGFGQIKIKKDLDIVIFSPKDFYYWNQVIPSGMWREGKNALYRADLFLINLQGQDKNTLLPLIEKKLAPFKKNFLFFDYKPSFLQSSLTHKKTRTLQKYILITSLANPQKITLALSKFLGTGPKKHFKFSDHYNFTSKDLKRIVNTARGHNASLVCTQKEIDKIKAIDPKQEFWVLHSKISFSTEKEKHIFWKIIGEKLNEKNKTSRYFKDI; translated from the coding sequence ATGGATAACCATTTGAAGTGGTTAAAATTATTAAAACCATGTGGAGAGCTTTATGCTCTATTAGGAAAACTTAGAGAATACGTTTTAAAAAGAAAACAAACAGCTTTTCCTATTCCTGTGCTCTCAATAGGAAACATTTCCATGGGGGGCACAGGAAAAACCCCTTTTTGTCTTTATCTTGCCAATTCTTTACAATTAAAAACTGTTATTTTAACCCGTGGCTATAAGGCTAAACCGCCATATTATCCTTTTAAGGTTCCTAAAAACGCGTCGCCTTTGATCTGTGGAGATGAGCCTTTGCTTCTAGCCAAGCATTCACCAGCTAAAGTTATTATTGATTCCAACAGATTAAGAGCAGCTCAATATGCCTTAAAACAACTAAAGCCAGATTTATTTATTTTAGATGATGGTTTTGGACAAATAAAGATAAAAAAAGATTTAGATATTGTAATCTTTAGTCCTAAGGATTTTTATTATTGGAATCAAGTTATTCCCTCAGGCATGTGGAGAGAAGGCAAAAATGCCCTTTATAGAGCAGACTTATTCTTAATTAACTTGCAAGGACAAGACAAAAATACCCTTTTACCTTTAATAGAAAAAAAGCTTGCTCCATTTAAAAAAAATTTTCTTTTTTTTGACTACAAACCCTCTTTTTTACAATCGTCCCTTACTCATAAAAAAACAAGGACCTTACAAAAATATATTTTAATTACCTCTCTTGCTAATCCTCAGAAAATAACATTGGCGTTATCTAAATTTTTGGGAACAGGTCCGAAAAAACATTTTAAATTTTCAGATCATTATAACTTTACATCAAAAGATTTAAAGCGCATAGTAAATACAGCCCGTGGACACAATGCTTCTCTTGTTTGTACACAAAAAGAAATTGATAAAATAAAAGCCATTGATCCAAAACAAGAATTTTGGGTTTTACATAGTAAAATTTCTTTTTCTACAGAAAAAGAAAAACATATTTTTTGGAAAATTATAGGAGAAAAATTAAATGAAAAAAATAAAACATCAAGATATTTTAAAGATATTTAA